A window of the Thermococcus sp. M39 genome harbors these coding sequences:
- a CDS encoding metal ABC transporter permease — protein MIPEYLLRALLASIMISVLLGMLSPLINIKGLAFLTHATFHSLLFGAVLGMILGLLIGNINIIIWIALIVTVIVVIIIAEIENRGFTSDTAIGIISSFVAGATVLGFGILYKVMASRPYFALSESIVSYLTGEVFLITISDLEMLIFGGFLLFLVMLFLYRDFLYVSFDPEGVESYGGNVRAYLMILYIIVGAIGALIVKTVGLITLQVVAVLPGAIAMMLSDDLRKIVGISLFLTLCIEILSIFLAYATNIPPSGIATILLGIIYGTLVFKK, from the coding sequence ATGATTCCCGAGTACCTCTTGAGAGCTCTTCTTGCAAGTATAATGATAAGCGTCCTCCTTGGCATGCTCAGCCCTTTAATCAACATAAAAGGCTTGGCTTTCCTAACTCATGCAACCTTTCACTCTCTTCTCTTTGGAGCAGTCTTGGGGATGATTTTGGGACTTTTAATAGGGAATATCAACATTATAATCTGGATTGCTCTGATTGTGACAGTTATCGTTGTTATCATAATAGCAGAAATTGAAAACAGAGGATTTACAAGTGATACAGCAATTGGAATAATTTCTAGCTTCGTTGCAGGGGCAACAGTTCTGGGCTTTGGGATCCTCTACAAAGTCATGGCATCAAGGCCATATTTTGCACTCTCAGAAAGCATAGTTTCCTACTTGACGGGAGAGGTCTTCTTGATAACAATCAGCGATTTAGAAATGCTAATTTTTGGCGGTTTTCTGCTTTTCCTAGTGATGCTTTTCCTCTACAGAGATTTTCTCTACGTTAGCTTTGACCCAGAAGGAGTTGAAAGCTACGGAGGAAACGTTAGAGCTTATCTAATGATTCTCTACATAATTGTAGGTGCAATTGGAGCTTTGATAGTCAAAACCGTTGGCTTAATAACGCTCCAAGTTGTTGCCGTCCTTCCTGGAGCAATTGCGATGATGCTCAGCGATGATTTGAGAAAGATAGTGGGTATAAGCCTCTTTCTGACGCTCTGCATTGAAATTCTTTCCATATTCTTAGCATACGCAACCAACATACCTCCAAGCGGAATAGCAACTATTTTATTGGGCATAATCTATGGGACATTAGTCTTCAAGAAGTGA
- a CDS encoding dolichyl-phosphate-mannose--protein mannosyltransferase: MGEEMKRREKLYFALLALIIVGTFYYTYKQASSEGLYDYIGDEVWYVSASRNVLHRLGIDVHYINETTGSEGVNIIFLTEPEVKGEVKVSFWRFTILRTYTAAEHLKVPDFVSKLGIKVEYIPFNFSKDYNVDLMKIKVWQIAQKYNYTKYMPYTNFPAVYYEIPKEHFDAFVKDVKSIEGVDVIPGFWYPDKENIQNYLNTEHPFLAKDLIMLGMLIQDKPIFWRLPGLIAHVIINLLVFFAALKITRSYLAAFIALIFSAFDPLLYATSLAAMLDIYVALFTAIFMYVMIVDDYPLSGISIGLAAATKLNGAFPYPILAIKALKDRMNLKRYLLILFVLPGIAFLIPEIPIIMAIGFQRWVEEFIASFSWHLSFKGEHPANSPFWQWFISLKPFPFHYNPDVFAVTDPILMLSMIVFIFAIPYATKKRGKILIPFGIFWSTIAFYALQWVLGGKTQFSFYATPLVPAGAVTLGVMAYELIKWEYFEESLKFYWSWIWRIISPIARLIQKKFIQKTTKAKAEEKEPQEFTSENQGDLAGLSSSESEP, from the coding sequence ATGGGAGAAGAAATGAAGAGAAGAGAAAAGCTCTACTTTGCACTGCTCGCTCTTATCATTGTTGGAACATTTTACTACACTTATAAACAAGCTTCAAGCGAGGGTTTATACGACTACATCGGTGATGAAGTCTGGTACGTTTCTGCTTCTCGAAATGTCTTACATCGGTTAGGGATTGATGTGCATTACATCAATGAAACTACCGGAAGTGAAGGCGTTAATATAATATTTCTCACTGAACCTGAAGTTAAGGGAGAAGTAAAGGTTTCTTTTTGGAGATTTACGATCCTAAGAACTTATACTGCAGCTGAACATCTAAAAGTTCCAGATTTTGTTTCAAAACTTGGGATAAAGGTTGAGTACATTCCATTCAATTTCTCCAAAGACTACAACGTTGATCTTATGAAAATTAAAGTTTGGCAGATTGCTCAAAAATACAACTACACAAAATACATGCCCTATACAAATTTTCCAGCTGTATACTATGAGATTCCAAAAGAGCACTTTGATGCATTTGTAAAGGACGTGAAAAGCATTGAAGGCGTTGATGTAATTCCGGGGTTCTGGTATCCAGACAAGGAGAACATTCAGAACTATCTCAACACTGAACATCCATTTTTGGCAAAAGACCTCATAATGCTGGGCATGTTAATTCAAGACAAGCCAATATTCTGGCGCTTACCTGGCTTAATTGCTCACGTAATAATTAATCTCCTCGTATTTTTTGCCGCGTTGAAAATTACGAGAAGCTACTTGGCAGCGTTCATTGCACTGATATTTTCAGCATTTGACCCGCTCTTGTATGCAACGAGCTTGGCAGCGATGCTTGACATCTATGTCGCCCTATTCACTGCAATTTTTATGTATGTGATGATTGTTGACGATTATCCTTTAAGTGGTATTTCAATTGGCTTAGCTGCAGCAACAAAGCTCAACGGTGCATTTCCTTATCCTATTTTAGCGATAAAAGCCCTAAAAGATAGGATGAACCTTAAGAGATATCTCTTGATTCTCTTTGTGCTCCCAGGAATTGCTTTCTTAATTCCAGAAATTCCAATAATAATGGCAATCGGCTTCCAGAGATGGGTTGAAGAGTTTATAGCGAGCTTTTCATGGCATTTGAGCTTTAAAGGTGAGCATCCAGCAAATTCACCTTTCTGGCAGTGGTTCATAAGCCTAAAGCCATTTCCATTCCACTACAATCCAGATGTTTTTGCAGTAACTGATCCGATTCTAATGCTCTCAATGATCGTCTTCATCTTCGCAATTCCTTACGCTACCAAAAAACGGGGAAAAATCTTAATTCCTTTTGGCATCTTTTGGTCAACAATTGCATTCTATGCTCTCCAATGGGTTCTTGGAGGAAAAACGCAGTTTAGCTTCTATGCAACGCCCCTAGTACCAGCTGGAGCAGTGACCCTCGGGGTCATGGCATATGAACTGATAAAGTGGGAATACTTCGAGGAGTCCCTCAAGTTTTATTGGAGCTGGATTTGGAGGATTATAAGCCCAATTGCCCGGTTAATTCAAAAGAAGTTTATTCAAAAAACGACGAAAGCTAAAGCCGAAGAGAAAGAACCTCAAGAATTTACTTCAGAAAATCAAGGAGATTTAGCTGGCCTTTCTTCTTCTGAGTCTGAGCCTTGA
- the rnhB gene encoding ribonuclease HII, producing the protein MKLGGIDEAGRGPVIGPLVIAAVVVDEKNLSKLEALGVRDSKKLTPKRREKLFNEIIALLDDYVIIELSPEQIDGREGTMNEFEVENFIKALNSLKVKPDIVYIDAADVKEERFGEVIGKRLNFSPKIIAEHKADAKYLPVSAASILAKVTRDRAIEKLKEQYGEIGSGYPSDPRTRKFLEEYYKEHGEFPPIVRRSWKTLKKIEENLKAQTQKKKGQLNLLDFLK; encoded by the coding sequence ATGAAGCTTGGAGGCATTGATGAAGCCGGGAGAGGTCCAGTTATAGGCCCCTTAGTCATAGCGGCAGTTGTAGTTGATGAAAAAAACTTGAGCAAGCTTGAGGCTCTTGGAGTTAGGGACTCAAAGAAACTGACACCAAAGAGAAGAGAAAAGCTGTTCAATGAAATAATTGCACTTTTAGATGATTATGTAATTATTGAGCTAAGCCCGGAGCAGATAGATGGAAGAGAGGGGACAATGAATGAGTTCGAGGTTGAGAACTTCATAAAAGCCCTTAACTCTTTAAAGGTGAAGCCCGATATAGTCTACATTGATGCCGCTGATGTAAAAGAAGAGCGTTTTGGCGAAGTAATTGGCAAGAGGCTGAACTTTTCTCCAAAAATAATAGCCGAGCATAAAGCCGATGCCAAATACCTTCCAGTTTCTGCTGCATCAATTCTGGCTAAAGTTACGAGGGATAGAGCCATTGAGAAGCTCAAAGAGCAGTATGGTGAAATTGGCTCTGGTTATCCGAGCGACCCAAGGACGAGAAAGTTCCTTGAGGAATATTACAAAGAACACGGGGAATTTCCTCCAATAGTTAGGAGAAGCTGGAAAACTTTAAAGAAAATTGAAGAAAATCTCAAGGCTCAGACTCAGAAGAAGAAAGGCCAGCTAAATCTCCTTGATTTTCTGAAGTAA
- the glmS gene encoding glutamine--fructose-6-phosphate transaminase (isomerizing) gives MCGIIGYIGERKACHVIVDGLKRLEYRGYDSVGVVTEEDGKLHIQKGAGKIDELKEKLNLLEMPGKRGIGHTRWATHGIPNDANAHPHTDCTGEIAIVHNGIIENYLELKEELLQKGHKFKSDTDTEVIAHLIEDALKDFKNFEDALRYALLKLKGSFALGIIYTKDKEHLYFVRNESPLVLGVGEGEMFAASDIPAFLPYTNKAVFLDDGEYAIVTKNSFVVKDLKTGEIKDKKVHEIDWTLEMAEKQGFPHFMLKEIHEQPKAIKEAIYGNAEIINKIAKEIANYEKIFIVAMGTSYHAGIVGKYLFQRLAKKVAVVEDASEFRYEFEDLVDENTLVIAITQSGETADTLAAIKLAKKKGAKVLSIVNVVGSMATRISDLVLYTHAGPEIGVAATKTYTTQLTVLTMLAIALARQLKTSDEEYLRKLEAQLYEMPKYVEAALGYENKIKALAEELKEKRDFFYIGRSISLATALEGALKLKEISYIHAEGLSAGELKHGPLALIEEGVPVVAVAPSGKTFEKMISNIQEAKARGALIISLGDNEELEKVSDVWIKMPKVDEVLSPIVYIVPLQLLAYHLAVLRGNDPDKPRNLAKSVTVE, from the coding sequence ATGTGCGGAATTATTGGATACATCGGTGAAAGAAAAGCTTGTCATGTCATCGTTGATGGTCTTAAAAGGCTGGAGTACAGAGGTTATGATTCTGTTGGAGTTGTAACAGAAGAGGATGGAAAGCTGCATATCCAGAAAGGCGCTGGAAAAATTGATGAGCTCAAAGAGAAGCTTAACCTCCTTGAAATGCCTGGAAAAAGAGGCATTGGGCACACAAGATGGGCAACGCACGGAATTCCAAATGATGCCAATGCTCATCCTCACACTGATTGTACCGGAGAGATAGCTATTGTCCATAATGGTATAATTGAAAACTACCTCGAGCTTAAAGAAGAGCTTCTTCAAAAAGGGCATAAATTTAAGAGTGATACTGATACTGAGGTCATTGCTCATTTGATAGAAGATGCTCTGAAGGATTTTAAGAACTTTGAAGATGCCCTTAGATATGCACTTCTCAAACTTAAAGGCTCTTTTGCGCTTGGAATAATTTATACAAAGGATAAGGAGCATCTCTACTTTGTGAGAAATGAGAGCCCTCTTGTTCTTGGTGTTGGAGAAGGTGAGATGTTTGCTGCTTCAGACATTCCAGCATTTCTCCCATATACTAACAAAGCCGTATTTCTTGATGACGGTGAATATGCAATTGTAACCAAAAATTCATTTGTTGTTAAAGACCTAAAAACGGGGGAGATTAAAGATAAAAAAGTCCACGAAATTGATTGGACACTAGAAATGGCAGAAAAACAAGGATTTCCGCACTTCATGCTCAAAGAGATTCATGAACAGCCAAAGGCAATAAAGGAAGCGATATATGGGAATGCTGAAATAATAAACAAGATTGCTAAAGAAATCGCAAATTACGAGAAAATATTCATTGTTGCCATGGGGACTTCGTATCATGCTGGAATTGTGGGCAAGTATCTTTTCCAAAGACTTGCAAAGAAAGTTGCAGTGGTTGAAGATGCAAGTGAATTCAGATATGAGTTTGAAGATCTAGTTGATGAAAACACACTTGTCATAGCAATTACACAAAGTGGAGAGACTGCTGACACTTTGGCAGCAATAAAGCTAGCTAAAAAGAAAGGTGCAAAAGTTCTGAGCATAGTGAACGTTGTGGGTAGCATGGCAACAAGAATCAGCGACCTTGTTCTTTACACTCATGCAGGGCCAGAAATAGGCGTTGCTGCTACAAAGACTTATACAACGCAATTAACAGTCTTGACGATGCTTGCAATTGCTTTGGCTAGGCAACTCAAAACATCTGATGAAGAATACCTTAGAAAACTCGAAGCTCAGCTGTATGAAATGCCAAAGTACGTTGAAGCCGCTTTAGGTTATGAAAATAAGATAAAAGCACTTGCTGAGGAACTTAAAGAGAAAAGGGACTTTTTCTACATAGGGAGGAGCATAAGCCTTGCCACTGCACTTGAAGGCGCTCTTAAGCTTAAGGAGATAAGCTACATACATGCGGAAGGGCTCTCAGCTGGAGAGCTGAAGCACGGCCCATTGGCTTTAATTGAAGAAGGTGTTCCAGTTGTAGCAGTTGCTCCAAGTGGGAAAACATTTGAGAAAATGATATCAAACATTCAAGAGGCTAAGGCTAGAGGAGCTTTAATCATAAGCCTCGGGGACAACGAAGAGTTAGAAAAAGTAAGTGATGTCTGGATAAAGATGCCTAAAGTTGATGAAGTTTTGAGTCCTATAGTTTATATAGTTCCGTTGCAATTATTAGCATATCATTTAGCTGTCTTGAGAGGCAATGATCCAGATAAGCCGAGAAATCTGGCAAAATCTGTAACAGTCGAATGA
- a CDS encoding methyltransferase domain-containing protein: MEEYIELAVEMIKKGFDERKIRARLPRENADEIIEIARARIRAKDKFSRTDLWMDLEGLRYATHEVVAEYRAERVKPESIADVSCGIGIQLIFFAKYAREAYAIDIDERKLFYAMKNAEKYGVKEKIKFIHGDSLSEDVIKQVNADVIFSDPARPPEMPERRLEDLLPSPLEIYEAYKHKTDAFIFDLPPQIRREKVPWKGEFEYIDLYGQLNRLTFYFEPLAKAERSAVLLPKGVRLESNPNLENIIEWSEPKKYLYEIPQSVDYADLINELFHAVKGNLYMLLREKRRVLATSDDEIKSEYFKRAYVIAGIVKFHPLRINEFLRKEGFGRATLRISIPDSEYWRFRRKVENNLKGERRAYVFQYKDKAIIAEAIG, from the coding sequence ATGGAGGAGTACATTGAACTTGCAGTTGAGATGATAAAGAAAGGGTTTGATGAGAGAAAGATTAGGGCGAGACTTCCAAGAGAGAATGCTGACGAGATAATTGAGATAGCGAGAGCTAGGATTAGAGCTAAGGATAAATTTTCGAGAACAGATTTATGGATGGATTTAGAGGGACTGAGGTATGCTACTCATGAGGTAGTTGCTGAATACAGAGCTGAGAGGGTTAAGCCAGAGAGCATAGCCGATGTGAGCTGTGGGATTGGGATACAGCTTATATTTTTCGCCAAATATGCAAGGGAAGCTTATGCAATTGATATTGATGAGAGGAAGCTGTTTTATGCAATGAAAAATGCGGAGAAGTATGGTGTTAAAGAGAAGATAAAATTCATCCATGGAGATTCTTTGAGTGAGGACGTTATAAAGCAAGTGAATGCAGATGTAATATTCTCTGACCCTGCTCGTCCACCAGAAATGCCTGAAAGGAGGCTGGAGGATTTACTTCCAAGTCCTCTCGAGATTTATGAAGCTTACAAACATAAAACAGATGCATTCATATTTGACTTACCTCCCCAAATTAGGCGAGAAAAAGTTCCTTGGAAAGGTGAATTTGAGTATATTGACTTATATGGACAGCTGAACAGATTGACATTTTACTTTGAACCTCTGGCAAAAGCTGAACGCTCAGCAGTTCTTTTGCCAAAGGGGGTTAGGCTTGAAAGCAATCCTAACCTTGAAAACATCATTGAGTGGAGCGAGCCTAAAAAATACCTCTATGAGATTCCCCAGAGCGTTGATTATGCCGATTTAATAAACGAGCTATTCCATGCAGTTAAAGGAAACCTCTATATGCTACTGAGAGAGAAAAGAAGAGTATTAGCAACCAGCGATGATGAAATCAAAAGCGAGTATTTCAAAAGGGCTTATGTCATTGCTGGAATCGTTAAGTTTCACCCTCTCAGAATTAATGAATTCTTGAGGAAAGAAGGGTTTGGAAGAGCAACACTTAGAATTTCGATACCTGATAGTGAATACTGGCGCTTTAGAAGAAAAGTTGAGAATAACTTGAAGGGTGAAAGGAGGGCATATGTGTTCCAATATAAGGACAAAGCCATAATTGCTGAAGCAATTGGGTAG
- the cas2 gene encoding CRISPR-associated endonuclease Cas2: MYVVIVYDVNVSRVNKVKKFLRQYLHWVQNSVFEGEITLAEFERIKEGLLNLIDEDEDSVIIYKLRSKPKRENLGVEKNPLEDII, translated from the coding sequence ATGTATGTGGTCATTGTCTATGATGTTAATGTCTCGAGAGTAAATAAAGTCAAAAAGTTCCTGCGTCAATATTTGCATTGGGTTCAGAACAGTGTTTTTGAGGGCGAAATTACCTTAGCAGAGTTTGAGCGCATAAAAGAGGGCCTTCTTAATCTGATAGACGAAGATGAAGATTCAGTAATAATTTACAAGCTTCGCTCAAAGCCAAAAAGAGAAAATTTGGGGGTAGAGAAGAATCCGCTGGAGGACATAATCTAA
- a CDS encoding metal ABC transporter ATP-binding protein produces MEAVRAENVSIYYDGYTAVENLTFKLEEGETLLLLGPNGAGKTTLLRTLAGFHREYTGELLIFGKHPLEAKDLISYVPQSHYLNERVPLTALEVVAMGGIYKRSFVHFKIPKKILKSAEEALEFVGLKHIKNKLFKELSGGQKQRVLLARALISNPKLLLLDEPLSALDPSARVEVANVLGKIKKEKDITMIITTHDVNPLTEIGDKIMLLNRQLVAFGTPEEVLRDEVISRVYGPLSKAVRIGNRLYCIIGDVHIHRGERR; encoded by the coding sequence ATGGAAGCAGTGAGGGCAGAGAATGTCAGCATTTACTATGATGGCTACACAGCTGTGGAAAACTTAACTTTTAAACTCGAAGAGGGTGAAACCTTACTTCTCCTAGGCCCAAACGGTGCTGGCAAGACAACACTTCTTAGAACATTAGCTGGATTTCACAGAGAGTATACAGGTGAACTCTTGATATTTGGAAAGCATCCGCTGGAAGCTAAAGATCTCATATCCTATGTCCCTCAAAGCCATTATCTGAATGAAAGAGTTCCCTTAACAGCTCTTGAAGTCGTTGCAATGGGAGGAATCTACAAGAGAAGTTTTGTCCACTTCAAAATCCCAAAGAAAATCTTGAAGTCTGCAGAAGAAGCTCTGGAATTCGTTGGATTAAAGCACATAAAAAACAAACTCTTCAAAGAGCTGAGTGGTGGGCAAAAGCAGAGGGTTCTGCTTGCAAGAGCTCTCATATCAAACCCAAAGCTCCTCCTTTTAGATGAGCCTCTCTCAGCCTTAGACCCAAGCGCAAGAGTGGAGGTTGCCAACGTCTTGGGAAAGATAAAGAAGGAAAAAGACATTACAATGATAATCACAACTCACGACGTCAATCCTCTAACCGAGATTGGGGATAAGATAATGCTTCTAAACAGGCAGCTTGTGGCATTTGGAACACCAGAAGAAGTGCTGAGAGATGAGGTAATAAGCAGAGTTTATGGACCGCTCTCAAAAGCTGTGAGGATCGGCAACAGACTGTACTGCATCATCGGAGATGTACACATCCATAGGGGTGAGCGGAGATGA
- the cas1b gene encoding type I-B CRISPR-associated endonuclease Cas1b: MRKKSLTLFSDGTLFRRENTLYFENAQGKRPLAVEGIYDIYIYGKVTITSQALHFLAQKGIAVHFFNHYGYYDGSFYPRESLHSGDLVIKQAEHYLNKEKRLRLASLFVKGAAKNMERNLKRWGVNASFDELLEELEDTRKITDIMNVEARIRQEYYALWDETLPDGFKIVKRTRRPPQNEMNALISFLNSRLYPAIISELYNTQLTPTISYLHEPSERRFSLALDLSEIFKPIIADRIANRLVKQGVIKKKHFRDDLNGVLLNDEGKKIVLKAFNEEMQKSVKHPRLKKNVTKQRLIRLEAYKLIRYLVGLEEYNPLVAWF; encoded by the coding sequence ATGAGAAAGAAGTCCCTAACTTTATTTTCAGATGGGACTCTCTTTAGAAGAGAAAACACCCTGTATTTTGAAAACGCCCAAGGAAAAAGGCCTTTGGCTGTTGAAGGCATCTATGACATCTACATTTATGGAAAAGTCACTATAACCTCCCAGGCTCTCCACTTTTTAGCCCAGAAGGGAATAGCTGTTCACTTCTTCAACCACTATGGTTATTATGACGGCTCATTTTATCCCAGAGAAAGCCTCCACTCTGGTGATTTAGTAATAAAGCAGGCTGAGCACTATCTCAATAAAGAGAAACGCCTAAGATTGGCAAGTCTCTTTGTTAAAGGTGCTGCAAAGAACATGGAGCGCAACTTGAAGCGCTGGGGAGTTAATGCTTCATTTGATGAGCTTTTGGAGGAGCTTGAAGATACCAGGAAAATAACTGATATCATGAATGTTGAGGCAAGAATAAGGCAGGAGTATTATGCTTTATGGGATGAGACTCTTCCAGATGGTTTCAAGATTGTGAAAAGAACGAGGAGACCTCCTCAAAATGAAATGAATGCCTTAATAAGCTTCTTAAACTCAAGGCTTTATCCCGCTATAATAAGTGAGCTCTACAACACCCAGCTGACGCCAACGATAAGCTATCTGCATGAGCCGAGCGAGAGGAGGTTTTCTCTTGCTTTGGACTTAAGTGAAATATTCAAGCCGATAATAGCTGATCGCATAGCTAACCGCTTGGTGAAGCAAGGCGTAATTAAGAAGAAGCACTTTAGGGATGACTTAAACGGCGTCCTACTTAACGATGAGGGCAAAAAGATTGTCCTAAAAGCTTTCAATGAGGAGATGCAGAAGAGCGTGAAGCATCCAAGGCTTAAGAAAAATGTAACCAAGCAGAGGCTGATTAGACTGGAGGCTTATAAGCTGATAAGATATCTTGTTGGGCTCGAGGAGTATAATCCATTGGTGGCGTGGTTTTAG
- a CDS encoding PCNA-inhibitor, with product MDKKLDEFITSSVKISKEKGTKTIKKKRLRPTKLDSFLPEDHINYFKALRIGSKKIRNAKISEVTLDE from the coding sequence ATGGACAAAAAACTTGATGAATTCATTACATCATCAGTAAAAATAAGCAAGGAAAAGGGTACAAAAACCATTAAAAAGAAGCGCCTTCGACCAACTAAGCTTGACAGCTTTCTTCCAGAGGATCACATAAACTATTTTAAAGCCCTTAGAATTGGTTCAAAGAAGATAAGAAACGCTAAAATTAGTGAGGTAACTTTAGATGAATGA
- a CDS encoding transcriptional regulator FilR1 domain-containing protein — MHQNEDTKEYGLTNVGYLIYIQLKNIIDSFDSIAKFESFWLTHDVKSVPEEFLRTIGDLRNSKLIIASPDELKSPHEVYLELLRNAKWVRAISSVVFEDYSKAFLELAFKKADIEAVLPEKTFEMLLKMLDPKEVKALKELPNMRIYTLKWNPRVSFTVTDSVLSFGLLFPDGRYDMTMDLVSYDPKARKWALDLFHYYKQFAKRAL, encoded by the coding sequence GTGCATCAAAACGAAGACACAAAAGAATATGGACTCACAAACGTTGGATACCTAATCTACATTCAACTTAAGAACATCATTGATTCATTTGATTCCATAGCTAAATTTGAGAGCTTCTGGCTAACTCATGATGTTAAGTCTGTTCCAGAAGAATTCCTCAGAACAATTGGGGACCTTAGAAACTCTAAGCTTATAATTGCTTCTCCTGATGAGCTGAAATCTCCCCATGAAGTGTATCTGGAACTCCTTAGAAATGCAAAATGGGTTAGGGCAATTTCCTCAGTTGTGTTTGAGGACTACTCAAAAGCGTTTTTGGAGTTAGCTTTTAAAAAGGCAGATATTGAAGCAGTATTGCCAGAGAAAACCTTCGAAATGCTTCTCAAAATGCTTGACCCAAAGGAAGTGAAAGCCCTAAAAGAGCTTCCAAACATGCGCATTTATACTTTAAAATGGAACCCTAGAGTTTCATTCACAGTTACAGATTCGGTACTTTCATTTGGTTTGTTATTCCCCGATGGTAGGTACGATATGACAATGGATTTAGTCAGCTATGATCCAAAAGCTAGGAAATGGGCTCTTGATCTCTTCCATTATTACAAGCAGTTTGCAAAGAGAGCTCTCTAG